From Oryctolagus cuniculus chromosome 17, mOryCun1.1, whole genome shotgun sequence, a single genomic window includes:
- the COPRS gene encoding coordinator of PRMT5 and differentiation stimulator isoform X1: MDPQAAGARARGVTEPPRGPPLPSTREAPRSLEATFATADPSGPETEAETATDRLASGAQSVAPEVPAQGEGSHSEEEGLAGDEEESDGEPTAWEVPEGRRCWPTEHSAELCSEDWDLELQAEQGNPYDADDVQGSICQEVKPWACCAARGDMIYDPSWHHPPPLIPHYSKMVFETGQFDDAED, translated from the exons ATGGACCCGCAGGCCGCCGGGGCCCGGGCACGGGGCGTCACGGAACCGCCTCGGGGCCCGCCGCTACCGAGCACGCGGGAGGCGCCCCGCAGCCTGGAG GCCACCTTCGCCACAGCAGACCCCAGTGGTCCAGAGACAGAGGCTGAGACGGCCACGGATCGACTAG CCAGTGGAGCCCAGAGCGTTGCTCCTGAGGTTCCTGCCCAGGGCGAAGGCAGCCATTCTGAGGAGGAAGGCCTTGCTGGGGACGAGGAGGAGTCCGACGGGGAGCCGACTGCCTGGGAGGTGCCGGAGGGCAGGCGCTGCTGGCCCACGGAGCACAGTGCCGAGCTTTGTAGCGAGGACTGGGACCTGGAGTTGCAGGCGGAGCAAGGGAATCCCTACG ATGCCGACGACGTCCAGGGGAGCATTTGTCAAGAGGTGAAGCCCTGGGCGTGCTGCGCCGCGCGGGGAGACATGATCTACGACCCCAGCTGGCACCACCCGCCGCCGCTCATCCCCCACTACTCCAAGATGGTCTTCGAAACAGGACAGTTTGACGATGCTGAAGACTGA
- the COPRS gene encoding coordinator of PRMT5 and differentiation stimulator isoform X2, which yields MGGDVGDGELGPATRGLGPGQATFATADPSGPETEAETATDRLASGAQSVAPEVPAQGEGSHSEEEGLAGDEEESDGEPTAWEVPEGRRCWPTEHSAELCSEDWDLELQAEQGNPYDADDVQGSICQEVKPWACCAARGDMIYDPSWHHPPPLIPHYSKMVFETGQFDDAED from the exons ATGGGAGGTGATGTTGGGGACGGAGAGCTGGGGCCCGCTACTAGGGGCCTGGGCCCCGGCCAG GCCACCTTCGCCACAGCAGACCCCAGTGGTCCAGAGACAGAGGCTGAGACGGCCACGGATCGACTAG CCAGTGGAGCCCAGAGCGTTGCTCCTGAGGTTCCTGCCCAGGGCGAAGGCAGCCATTCTGAGGAGGAAGGCCTTGCTGGGGACGAGGAGGAGTCCGACGGGGAGCCGACTGCCTGGGAGGTGCCGGAGGGCAGGCGCTGCTGGCCCACGGAGCACAGTGCCGAGCTTTGTAGCGAGGACTGGGACCTGGAGTTGCAGGCGGAGCAAGGGAATCCCTACG ATGCCGACGACGTCCAGGGGAGCATTTGTCAAGAGGTGAAGCCCTGGGCGTGCTGCGCCGCGCGGGGAGACATGATCTACGACCCCAGCTGGCACCACCCGCCGCCGCTCATCCCCCACTACTCCAAGATGGTCTTCGAAACAGGACAGTTTGACGATGCTGAAGACTGA
- the COPRS gene encoding coordinator of PRMT5 and differentiation stimulator isoform X3 → MAKMAGAGPGWSQEPGASSRSAPGVGAHLASSGAQSVAPEVPAQGEGSHSEEEGLAGDEEESDGEPTAWEVPEGRRCWPTEHSAELCSEDWDLELQAEQGNPYDADDVQGSICQEVKPWACCAARGDMIYDPSWHHPPPLIPHYSKMVFETGQFDDAED, encoded by the exons atggccaaaatggctggggccgggccaggttggagccaggagccaggagcttcttccaggtctgccccgggtgtaggggcccactTGGCGT CCAGTGGAGCCCAGAGCGTTGCTCCTGAGGTTCCTGCCCAGGGCGAAGGCAGCCATTCTGAGGAGGAAGGCCTTGCTGGGGACGAGGAGGAGTCCGACGGGGAGCCGACTGCCTGGGAGGTGCCGGAGGGCAGGCGCTGCTGGCCCACGGAGCACAGTGCCGAGCTTTGTAGCGAGGACTGGGACCTGGAGTTGCAGGCGGAGCAAGGGAATCCCTACG ATGCCGACGACGTCCAGGGGAGCATTTGTCAAGAGGTGAAGCCCTGGGCGTGCTGCGCCGCGCGGGGAGACATGATCTACGACCCCAGCTGGCACCACCCGCCGCCGCTCATCCCCCACTACTCCAAGATGGTCTTCGAAACAGGACAGTTTGACGATGCTGAAGACTGA